A genomic stretch from Blastocatellia bacterium includes:
- the crcB gene encoding fluoride efflux transporter CrcB has product MGKYLAVALGGALGAMARFWLGGLVSERFPSRFPLGTLIINVTGSFIVGFFLTLVTERINLHPHWRLAVAVGFVGAYTTFSTFEYETFKLLEIGSRLSSLLYVIFSLVLGFVAVWAGIVLARAGVTN; this is encoded by the coding sequence TTGGGCAAATATCTTGCGGTGGCTTTAGGCGGCGCGCTCGGGGCAATGGCGCGCTTCTGGCTCGGCGGCCTGGTGAGCGAGCGATTTCCGTCCCGCTTCCCTCTCGGTACGCTCATCATCAATGTGACGGGCTCGTTTATTGTCGGCTTCTTTCTGACGCTGGTGACTGAGCGCATCAACCTGCACCCGCACTGGCGGCTGGCCGTCGCCGTCGGCTTCGTCGGCGCTTACACGACCTTCTCGACTTTCGAGTACGAGACCTTCAAGCTGCTGGAAATCGGCAGCCGATTAAGCAGCCTGCTCTACGTCATCTTTAGCCTGGTGCTCGGTTTTGTCGCCGTCTGGGCGGGCATCGTGCTGGCCCGCGCCGGGGTCACCAATTGA
- a CDS encoding DUF4157 domain-containing protein translates to MPEKEDEEEKPVQRRGVGTVTSAGASVERGIESARGGGQPLPEQLRARMEQAFGADFSRVRVHADGESDRLNRSLQAKAFTTGQDLFFRRGDYHPDSRKGQELIAHELTHVVQQSGGATGNRRLSAQRAPSLVIQRSVADAIEEDRMSWKMMSKPLKVAMVGLAPVLQPFVQSWESGKKATSQVYNSLAGDNPGIIRAVLSGLVAGGSGLLGSVYGLAKGFLRGLAFGIGNPLYSVGKRVANFSLDEARGIYQSGPAPEHEKYGGQRENYNYDTKTDLLNYGLLTLGTGSAVGKTIADKASVISGMGKLTFSGNVWDRTKTFFTGSWDRTKAIFSDSTPVASETGKILSSIGAASSGLGALSSLMDAKKGFSEGFDSANTRAQRGLGFSAGLSGTLGAAQQSATSAYHIANATGNDLLALGAQSATGGLAVATGAVDIVRGTLGYFKAASNVERLKKLEKDRALQEDTKKAVAQAASTQANRKTSAIGTGLKGALSVAGGALLLASTATPIGWLLLTAGAIVGGIFAINRWLDKRKRKKEIAIKVFGIEDERKKWEADVAKVKKDHWFWESAGKVERERLGPDPLERELKAHKFKDAGHFYANYINEMAHGLYDTAQADRNSLLLQASSQLSDAYGYHRTFAVLPKELTQARLKADVQKFIKKEKIMIPERNNLLQIMELIESMGLKFDWSSKPVQPTPDKIAKALDN, encoded by the coding sequence ATGCCGGAGAAGGAGGACGAGGAAGAGAAGCCGGTGCAGCGCCGCGGCGTCGGCACGGTGACCAGCGCCGGGGCGAGCGTCGAGCGTGGCATCGAGAGCGCCCGCGGCGGCGGCCAGCCATTGCCTGAACAATTGCGCGCACGGATGGAGCAAGCCTTCGGCGCGGATTTCAGCCGTGTCAGAGTGCATGCGGATGGCGAGTCAGACCGTCTCAACCGCTCGCTGCAAGCAAAGGCGTTCACCACCGGGCAGGACCTGTTCTTCAGGCGCGGCGACTACCACCCAGACAGCCGCAAAGGTCAGGAACTGATCGCTCACGAATTGACTCACGTTGTGCAGCAGAGCGGCGGCGCGACCGGCAATCGTCGCTTGTCGGCGCAGCGGGCGCCGAGTCTTGTCATTCAGCGCAGTGTGGCCGACGCCATTGAAGAAGATCGAATGTCCTGGAAGATGATGTCCAAGCCATTAAAGGTCGCGATGGTGGGTCTCGCGCCTGTTCTTCAGCCATTCGTGCAATCCTGGGAGAGCGGTAAGAAAGCAACCAGCCAGGTTTATAACTCTCTGGCGGGAGATAACCCCGGCATCATCCGAGCCGTCTTGTCGGGGCTGGTGGCCGGCGGCAGCGGATTGCTCGGCAGCGTCTATGGGCTTGCGAAAGGCTTCTTGAGAGGGCTCGCCTTCGGCATCGGCAATCCGCTCTATTCGGTCGGGAAGCGGGTGGCGAATTTTTCCCTCGACGAAGCGCGGGGCATCTATCAAAGCGGCCCTGCCCCCGAACATGAAAAATATGGCGGGCAGCGGGAGAACTATAACTACGACACCAAGACAGACCTCCTCAACTATGGGCTGCTGACGTTAGGCACGGGCTCGGCTGTCGGAAAAACCATCGCCGACAAGGCGAGCGTCATCTCCGGAATGGGTAAACTGACGTTCAGTGGTAATGTCTGGGACCGGACGAAAACATTTTTCACTGGCTCCTGGGACCGGACGAAAGCCATTTTCAGCGACAGTACGCCGGTGGCGTCAGAAACCGGAAAAATACTGTCATCCATCGGCGCGGCAAGCAGTGGCCTGGGAGCCCTGTCTTCGCTCATGGATGCCAAAAAGGGCTTTAGCGAAGGGTTCGATTCGGCCAATACAAGAGCGCAGCGGGGGCTTGGTTTCAGTGCGGGCCTCAGCGGCACATTAGGCGCGGCGCAGCAATCGGCAACTTCTGCCTACCACATCGCAAACGCGACCGGCAATGATCTCCTTGCTCTCGGCGCGCAGTCGGCGACCGGAGGGCTGGCCGTCGCAACCGGCGCGGTGGACATTGTCAGAGGCACGCTCGGTTATTTTAAAGCGGCCAGTAACGTCGAACGGTTAAAGAAACTCGAAAAGGATAGAGCCCTTCAAGAGGATACCAAGAAAGCGGTTGCGCAAGCGGCCAGCACGCAGGCAAACCGGAAAACCAGTGCCATCGGGACAGGGCTTAAAGGCGCGCTGAGTGTTGCCGGCGGCGCTTTGCTGCTCGCTTCGACGGCGACGCCGATTGGCTGGCTCTTATTAACTGCCGGGGCGATAGTAGGCGGGATATTCGCTATCAATAGGTGGTTGGATAAGCGAAAGAGGAAAAAAGAGATCGCCATAAAAGTATTCGGAATTGAAGATGAAAGGAAGAAATGGGAAGCGGACGTCGCCAAGGTAAAGAAGGATCACTGGTTTTGGGAATCCGCCGGAAAGGTCGAGCGGGAGCGGCTGGGGCCTGATCCGCTAGAGCGGGAGCTGAAGGCGCACAAGTTCAAGGACGCTGGTCATTTCTATGCAAACTACATCAACGAAATGGCCCATGGCCTGTACGATACAGCACAAGCCGACCGAAATAGCCTGCTGCTGCAAGCCTCCAGTCAGCTCTCTGACGCCTATGGTTATCACAGGACGTTTGCTGTCTTGCCCAAAGAGTTGACCCAGGCGCGCCTCAAAGCCGATGTCCAGAAATTTATCAAGAAGGAAAAGATCATGATCCCTGAAAGGAATAATCTCCTGCAAATCATGGAATTGATTGAAAGCATGGGGCTCAAGTTCGATTGGTCATCGAAGCCGGTCCAGCCGACGCCTGATAAGATCGCCAAGGCATTAGATAACTAG
- a CDS encoding DUF4157 domain-containing protein, translated as MANKMTTHAAEKGSAAVRKPAVEAQASRRQPTPVHPAAALLRAMSGPASELSASDIRALQRTAGNRAVQRMLGALMGQNDERSSAQALHQFSEPSDHHQPVADSVVSQIVNPSHALPPQSSTPTNAIQRRVEEAAEPLQGKFENARKEENRTGLPDSLKTGIENLSGISLDDVKVHHNSSAPAQVQALAYTQGTDIHLGPGQERHLPHEAWHVVQQKQGRVGPTIQVKGVSANDDQKLEQEADEQGRRAIQQGNERSQRKAIPGGESRNAATPLVQRQALNRASVVQFVAPTPLKEIKENYDLIDPLIQPNIIEGLEPRIEIMEDVPDLKKGWKTSTKEYKKIWNLWSPIYTENTKPQPTYPAWPSGRGLYADRDNMKGYLATIKKILGLLSDNGLAELKEKLAYRWYLKAKGVQGTGGRFFKAPLNESLSDFKTRVKAKISDWIKPGKDLWLSTAGYKFDTNPYVKQLAKLNDIPLHWTLYRRNLDMGKIDALKTTDSADKAVELLIPNGAGTSAVHVTSERYGADSVSNPRVFGRPADVDRHLGGEGDGITFQDMAGRLDEENNRRSGLITRFRNDRNDKIRDNWDSH; from the coding sequence ATGGCAAACAAGATGACGACTCATGCCGCCGAAAAAGGCTCGGCAGCGGTCCGCAAGCCGGCGGTTGAAGCTCAAGCTTCGCGCCGGCAGCCGACACCTGTCCACCCGGCTGCCGCACTTTTGCGGGCGATGAGCGGCCCGGCGTCCGAGCTATCGGCTAGCGACATCCGCGCCCTCCAGCGCACCGCCGGCAATCGCGCCGTCCAGCGCATGCTCGGAGCACTGATGGGCCAAAATGACGAGCGGTCGTCGGCACAGGCCCTGCACCAGTTTAGCGAACCAAGCGACCATCACCAGCCAGTAGCCGATAGTGTGGTTTCGCAGATTGTCAATCCGTCTCACGCGCTGCCACCTCAGTCTTCAACCCCAACGAATGCCATTCAACGGCGGGTCGAAGAGGCAGCGGAACCTCTACAGGGGAAGTTTGAGAATGCCCGGAAAGAGGAAAACCGGACCGGCCTGCCCGATAGCCTCAAGACGGGAATCGAGAACCTGTCCGGCATTTCGCTGGACGATGTCAAGGTTCATCACAACTCCTCTGCACCGGCGCAAGTGCAGGCTCTGGCCTACACGCAGGGCACGGACATCCACCTGGGGCCGGGGCAGGAACGACATCTTCCTCACGAAGCATGGCATGTCGTCCAGCAGAAACAGGGAAGAGTGGGGCCGACGATTCAGGTAAAGGGGGTCTCGGCTAATGATGATCAGAAGTTGGAACAGGAAGCGGATGAACAGGGTAGGCGGGCTATCCAACAGGGGAATGAGAGGTCGCAAAGGAAAGCGATTCCGGGCGGCGAATCGCGAAACGCCGCGACTCCCTTGGTGCAACGGCAGGCGCTCAACCGGGCAAGCGTCGTGCAGTTTGTGGCCCCGACTCCCTTAAAGGAGATAAAAGAAAACTATGACCTTATTGATCCGCTTATTCAACCGAACATCATTGAAGGTTTGGAACCACGAATAGAAATAATGGAAGATGTGCCTGACCTTAAAAAGGGCTGGAAGACCAGTACGAAAGAGTACAAGAAGATCTGGAATCTCTGGAGCCCGATTTATACGGAAAATACGAAGCCCCAGCCGACCTATCCGGCATGGCCAAGCGGTCGCGGCCTTTATGCAGATCGAGACAATATGAAAGGGTATCTTGCGACGATCAAAAAGATATTAGGACTTCTTAGCGACAACGGACTGGCTGAGTTAAAAGAAAAACTCGCCTATCGCTGGTATCTTAAAGCGAAGGGGGTCCAAGGTACTGGCGGCCGATTCTTCAAGGCCCCGCTTAATGAAAGCCTATCTGATTTTAAGACGAGGGTGAAAGCGAAGATCAGTGATTGGATAAAACCGGGTAAGGACCTTTGGCTGAGTACGGCGGGCTATAAATTCGACACCAATCCTTACGTCAAGCAGCTTGCAAAGCTCAACGATATACCTCTCCACTGGACCCTATATAGACGGAACCTGGACATGGGAAAAATCGACGCTCTGAAAACCACTGACAGCGCAGACAAAGCCGTGGAGCTACTCATTCCAAACGGCGCGGGAACCTCCGCAGTGCATGTGACTTCGGAAAGATATGGAGCAGACAGCGTCAGTAACCCCCGTGTATTTGGACGGCCTGCCGATGTAGACCGCCATCTGGGCGGGGAGGGGGACGGGATCACTTTCCAGGACATGGCTGGACGGCTCGATGAAGAAAACAATCGCAGAAGCGGTTTGATCACCAGATTCCGTAATGACCGAAACGACAAAATCAGGGATAACTGGGATTCTCATTAA